Proteins found in one Oribacterium sp. oral taxon 102 genomic segment:
- a CDS encoding DUF1294 domain-containing protein yields the protein MQRAAAGYLLLLNLGSFLLYGADKRRAIRRAWRISERTLLLSAMLGGAAGALLGMWLFRHKTRKLRFTLGIPLLFLIWLLAGIVLYSKCRIAGV from the coding sequence ATGCAGAGGGCGGCCGCAGGATATCTGCTCCTCCTGAATCTCGGGAGCTTCCTGCTCTACGGCGCGGACAAGCGGCGCGCGATCCGGAGGGCATGGAGGATTTCCGAACGGACGCTGCTGCTCTCGGCAATGCTGGGCGGCGCGGCGGGGGCGCTGCTCGGAATGTGGCTCTTTCGCCACAAGACACGAAAGCTGCGCTTCACGCTCGGCATTCCGCTGCTGTTCCTTATCTGGCTGCTTGCAGGTATCGTCTTATACAGTAAGTGCAGGATAGCTGGCGTATGA